A region of Bacteroidales bacterium DNA encodes the following proteins:
- a CDS encoding T9SS type A sorting domain-containing protein produces the protein MKQILVTALLLTGLLLSRPCRSQLIADAGNDTAFCDYKWEQASIGGKPSAYGGTEPYTYAWSTEYHYAGHTFYASFLLEDTTVPNPVFTGPFTDSAKFFLTVTDADQNADMDSVWVRFSQYTICTGDCFHWINPGDSVQLGHCITGGIPPFRHVWTPGESLSDSTSERPWAKPLSNTLYELIYTDSIGCEAYWNCIITVTQSGIKTNDTGKENIQLYPNPTSGLVQISITHPLHINSLLRFFSAEGRLVKEVLISDPFLTIDLSDLGQGIYFYKWIKADEVAGSGKIIHK, from the coding sequence ACTAACAGGTCTTCTTCTCTCCCGCCCCTGCCGCTCACAATTGATTGCCGATGCCGGAAATGATACTGCTTTTTGCGACTACAAATGGGAACAGGCGTCCATTGGGGGAAAGCCATCTGCGTATGGGGGTACTGAACCTTACACCTATGCTTGGTCGACCGAATACCACTATGCCGGACATACGTTTTATGCGTCTTTTTTGCTGGAAGATACAACCGTGCCTAATCCGGTATTTACCGGTCCGTTCACAGATTCTGCAAAATTCTTTTTAACTGTCACAGATGCAGATCAAAACGCGGACATGGATTCCGTATGGGTACGGTTCTCTCAGTATACCATTTGTACGGGAGATTGTTTCCATTGGATCAATCCCGGAGACAGTGTACAACTGGGCCACTGTATCACCGGCGGGATCCCTCCTTTCCGGCATGTTTGGACTCCCGGGGAAAGCCTGTCAGATTCGACTTCTGAAAGACCCTGGGCAAAACCATTGTCCAATACCCTTTATGAATTGATATATACAGATTCTATCGGCTGCGAGGCCTATTGGAACTGTATCATTACAGTAACTCAATCTGGCATCAAAACAAATGATACAGGCAAGGAAAATATACAGCTATATCCAAATCCAACCAGCGGCCTGGTTCAAATCAGCATCACTCACCCGCTGCATATTAATTCTTTACTGAGATTTTTTAGTGCTGAAGGCAGACTGGTAAAAGAAGTCCTGATCAGCGATCCGTTTCTGACGATCGATCTCAGTGATCTTGGTCAAGGCATTTACTTCTACAAATGGATTAAAGCGGATGAAGTTGCCGGATCGGGCAAAATAATCCACAAATAA
- a CDS encoding plasmid maintenance system antidote protein has translation MNLIKGIHPGIILERELRKRGLSKRSFALSINEYPQLLGDITKGKRKINPSLSIRIGKALGLDESFFSILQTYHDIRQEKRKLTGPVHPDLEKFRPVVFWDTDIKTIDWDKNKSSIITRILERGNDQEIQEIIRFYGKKDISLMLKRVNNLSPAAKRIYRSYGLPASNAA, from the coding sequence ATGAACCTGATTAAAGGGATACATCCCGGGATTATCCTTGAAAGAGAGCTCAGGAAAAGGGGGCTTTCCAAAAGGTCTTTTGCCCTTTCGATAAATGAGTACCCTCAATTATTGGGGGATATTACCAAAGGGAAGAGAAAAATCAATCCTTCCTTATCTATTCGAATCGGTAAAGCACTGGGTTTGGATGAAAGTTTTTTCAGTATTCTCCAGACCTACCACGATATCAGGCAGGAAAAGAGAAAGCTGACAGGCCCGGTACATCCTGATCTTGAAAAATTCAGACCCGTTGTTTTTTGGGATACGGATATAAAAACCATTGACTGGGATAAAAATAAATCCAGCATTATCACCCGGATCCTGGAAAGGGGAAATGACCAGGAGATCCAGGAAATCATTCGCTTTTACGGGAAGAAAGATATTTCTTTAATGCTGAAACGTGTAAATAACCTTTCTCCGGCAGCAAAGAGGATTTATCGCTCATATGGACTTCCTGCTTCTAATGCCGCGTAA
- a CDS encoding helix-turn-helix transcriptional regulator, translating into MIRKKLRLSQKEMAERSGVSLGSLKRFENTGKIALETLLKLANLTGRLKDFDTVFQSDNHLDEVKKLFTNK; encoded by the coding sequence TTGATACGCAAAAAGCTTCGTCTTTCCCAGAAAGAGATGGCCGAACGCTCAGGCGTTTCGCTGGGTAGTCTGAAGCGATTTGAAAACACTGGTAAAATTGCCCTGGAAACGCTTCTTAAACTAGCCAACTTAACGGGGAGGCTTAAAGATTTTGACACCGTCTTTCAAAGCGACAATCATCTTGATGAAGTTAAGAAGCTCTTCACCAATAAATAA
- a CDS encoding type II toxin-antitoxin system HipA family toxin has product MPGEKEPFDGLFGVFNDSLPDGWGRLLLDRTLSSRGINIQEITPLDRLAFVGSGGMGALVYQPDYAAATGSELQIELDEIARAMNHILQGTGSEIIEELFELGGSSGGARPKIFTAYHPGTGEILHGKKELPEGFEPWIIKFPSSSDNPEIAKIEYAYHLMAVRAGKLRLHVHTASGLMHDNFRASTMDYGHLMDCAFRLEKHVEAYRKVFRLAAFNVFSHNRDDHSKNVSFLMNARGAWQLAPAYDLTFSYSSYGFHSTMTAGESQCPGTVHLLKLARHFGLKDGKEIIDEVRSAIANWNTIAKDTGVSSETIHKIQLALNNIEN; this is encoded by the coding sequence ATCCCAGGTGAGAAAGAGCCTTTTGACGGATTGTTCGGGGTTTTCAATGATTCGCTTCCCGATGGCTGGGGACGCTTACTGCTGGACAGAACTTTAAGTTCCAGGGGAATAAACATACAGGAGATCACTCCCCTCGACCGCCTGGCATTTGTTGGTTCAGGAGGAATGGGCGCCCTTGTATACCAGCCTGATTATGCGGCTGCCACGGGATCTGAATTGCAGATTGAATTAGATGAAATTGCCAGAGCAATGAATCACATTCTGCAGGGGACCGGTTCCGAAATTATTGAGGAGCTATTTGAACTTGGAGGCTCTTCGGGAGGTGCCAGACCGAAAATATTTACTGCATATCATCCAGGTACGGGGGAGATCCTTCATGGAAAAAAAGAGCTTCCTGAGGGATTCGAGCCCTGGATAATTAAATTTCCCTCATCGTCCGACAATCCTGAAATCGCCAAAATTGAATATGCATACCACCTTATGGCAGTTCGGGCAGGTAAGCTCAGGCTGCATGTTCATACTGCTTCAGGCTTAATGCATGACAACTTCAGGGCAAGTACGATGGATTACGGGCATCTGATGGACTGTGCGTTTCGCCTGGAAAAACATGTGGAGGCATACAGAAAGGTATTTCGCCTGGCTGCCTTTAACGTATTCAGTCATAACCGGGATGACCACAGCAAAAACGTTTCTTTCCTGATGAATGCCCGGGGAGCATGGCAGCTCGCGCCGGCTTATGACCTTACATTTTCCTACTCTTCGTACGGATTTCACAGTACCATGACAGCAGGCGAGAGTCAATGTCCGGGCACAGTGCATCTCCTGAAATTAGCCAGGCACTTTGGCCTGAAAGATGGCAAGGAAATAATTGATGAAGTAAGAAGTGCAATTGCCAACTGGAACACTATTGCAAAAGATACTGGTGTCAGCTCCGAAACCATACATAAGATACAGCTGGCTCTGAACAACATAGAAAACTAA